The segment GTGTCGTGTTGTACATTCCAGTTCCACCAGTTCCAGAAGGTACTGGCTATAGCTCAGTGATTCCTGTTGGGCCTTAAGGGCTACCTGCTGGTAGCATTCTCTTATCGTGGCCAGATACAACTGCTTCAGATACGTGGCCAGGAGGATGTCTTCTTTTTCAGGCATGGGCTAACACCTCCTCCTTATGCTCTTCCTTCTTCTGCTCTCCCTCCCTCCTTTCCGCTTCCTCTTTGAGGATAGCACTGAGCAGCTCATCGTATACCGTCAGATCAACATCATCGATTAGCACCTGGGCTGGAGACGCTGTCTGCCGGGCTGATTTTATTATAGTTTCAACTGCCTCGGCTGTGATCTGCTGACCTTGAGAAAACAGCTCCCTAAGGACGGATTCCGTCCCGCTTTCACCTTCTTTGGCGGCCAGGTCGAGAATTTTCAGATACTCTTTGCTGGCTCGATTGGGGTTATACTGTACCAGCCAGTCATAGGCCATTCTGAAATAGCTGCTTGGAAAAAGATCGTCTCTGAAGCGGTAATTTTCAAAGGCCCCCGGTTTTCTTACCAGCCAGTCGATGATATGCCGGTACTCAATCCGGTGTTTGCCTGCTCCCTTGAATCGAGGTATGGTCTCGATCAGTTTCTGGGCATACCACACCTGGATCTTATCAGCATAAATATGCACTCTTACCCACTCGCCAATGAGCCGACTGTCGAGTGAATAGATATTGTGCTGTACATGAATGGTGCTGTTGCGGCTAACCCTCACATCCTGCTTTTTATAATCATCAAGCCTTGCGGCTGGCAGCGGCTTTAGCGCCTTTGCCTCCTCCTCAAATCGTTTGCTTCGTCCGGCATTGAGCCGCTCAAGCATATGCTTGATAAAATTCTTATACTCTTGCCGATCGGCAAAATCACGACTGCCTCGCAACAATAAACTCTGCTCCACCGCTCTTTTAAACCGATAGTGGCGCTGCTCTACATCTCCATTCTCATTGGCTTTACCTGCCTGAATCCTCTCCCCCGATAAACCATAGTGGCTCAGCAATGTCCGGTAGCGCACAGTAAACTCCTCCGGATTACAATCCTTGTTCACTGCCGCCGACAGCCGGTCCGTTCGATGCCTTGCCGGAACCCCTCCAACTTCCCATAAAGCATTTTGCAACCCTTCACTCAAGCTCTCGAAACTTTCTGAAAAACATACGCTTACAGTCTCCCAATTCGAATAGGTCAATACAAAATGGTACATCAGGTGATCAAATCTCTCTCCGGCTATGGTGACGCCCAAATCGGACATATCCGTAAAATCCGAGGCACACACCCGCCCAGGGTGATGCTCCTGCTCAAAAAATACCTCCTTGTGTGGCCCCTGTGTGGCTCGCCACTTCTTTATCCTCCTTTGCAGGGTACGCAACTGATTATGGGAAAATTTCCCAGGCTGCTCTCTTTGCATACTCTCAAAAATAGTCTTGGCCTCAAGCCCAGGATTAATCTCCAGCATCTGCTCTATCTTCTCCCACTCCCTCTCAAATGGATCTTTCCTCGTCCGCCACGTGTGCTCTTTCCTGCACTCACTGGGTAACTTCGCAAGCCGTAAGTATTTGCCTGCCGTCTTCCTGTCCATTCCAGCACCCGATGCGGCTACCACCTTCGTCTTCCCCTTATTGATGAGCATTCTCAATCTCCTTACCTGCTGATCCGTTACCATCCAAGCCCCCCTTTCTTAGCTATTGGCTTGGATAGTTTAACTCTTTTCTGCCCTCCCCGTGGGGAATTTTAATTGTCGCCGGTGGGGAATTTTAATTGTCGTCCATCA is part of the bacterium genome and harbors:
- the istA gene encoding IS21 family transposase — its product is MNKGKTKVVAASGAGMDRKTAGKYLRLAKLPSECRKEHTWRTRKDPFEREWEKIEQMLEINPGLEAKTIFESMQREQPGKFSHNQLRTLQRRIKKWRATQGPHKEVFFEQEHHPGRVCASDFTDMSDLGVTIAGERFDHLMYHFVLTYSNWETVSVCFSESFESLSEGLQNALWEVGGVPARHRTDRLSAAVNKDCNPEEFTVRYRTLLSHYGLSGERIQAGKANENGDVEQRHYRFKRAVEQSLLLRGSRDFADRQEYKNFIKHMLERLNAGRSKRFEEEAKALKPLPAARLDDYKKQDVRVSRNSTIHVQHNIYSLDSRLIGEWVRVHIYADKIQVWYAQKLIETIPRFKGAGKHRIEYRHIIDWLVRKPGAFENYRFRDDLFPSSYFRMAYDWLVQYNPNRASKEYLKILDLAAKEGESGTESVLRELFSQGQQITAEAVETIIKSARQTASPAQVLIDDVDLTVYDELLSAILKEEAERREGEQKKEEHKEEVLAHA